In one window of Zingiber officinale cultivar Zhangliang chromosome 11A, Zo_v1.1, whole genome shotgun sequence DNA:
- the LOC122031402 gene encoding glycine--tRNA ligase, chloroplastic/mitochondrial 2-like: MCCSLARQCAQLWLKTREALGHPLGFSKENDLLFQNLPNSQLQKVLERPGAFVLEIGTEEMPPHDVVEASNQLRSLIMEYLKKRRLSCGEVSSYGTPR; encoded by the exons ATGTGTTGCAGTCTTGCTCGGCAATGTGCTCAACTTTGGTTGAAGACACGGGAAGCTCTTGGGCACCCATTAGGATTTTCCAAGGAAAATGATCTCTTGTTTCAAAATCTTCCAAATTCCCAATTGCAGAAG GTATTGGAACGTCCTGGAGCATTTGTTCTTGAGATTGGCACTGAAGAGATGCCTCCTCATGATGTAGTTGAAGCAAGTAACCAG CTTAGAAGTCTCATTATGGAGTACCTGAAAAAAAGAAGACTGAGTTGTGGAGAAGTTTCATCATATGGTACACCACGTTGA